The DNA window ATCCCGAGCGTGGGGGTCGATACGCCGGAAGATCTCCAGCGCGTGCGCGACAGCATTCAACCCTGAGCCTGAGTTCGTCGGCGCGCTGCGCAACGCGCCGACGATGCAATACCCCCTATCTGATCCCCGTTTTGTTGATCTGCGTTGAAGTATTTTTCCGCTCACCGTTCGATGATGTTACGCATCCCCCTTATTAGCCTGAGGTGAATGCTTTATGGAGCAGTTACGCGCCGAACTGAGCATTGTGCTGGGTGAGTCCATCAGCCGGCTGGAACGGGTGAGCGAGCAGCCTTACGCACATATGTATTCCTTGTACGATCGGCAGGGCAACGCCATGCCGCTGATGGCGAAAAGCTTTATCTGTCAGGGCATCGCCCAGCAAGAGGCGTACAAGCTGTCGATGCTGGCGCGCGACGGGGATATTCGTCTGCCCACGGTGTACGGCGTGGTATGCACCCACCAGGCGCCGTATAAGGAAATTTTGCTGATCGAGCGCCTGCGCGGCGTATCGGTCGAAGCGCCGACACGTTCGCCGGATCGCTGGAACATGCTGATGGAGCAGATCGTCGATGGGATGTTGGCCTGGCACCGCATCGACAGTCACGGCAGCGTAGGCAGCGTCGATAGTACGCAGGAGAACGACTGGTTTTGCTGGTATCAGCAGCGGGTCGAAGTGCTGTGGGCGACGGTGGTCAATCTCAATACGCCGCAGTTGACCATGGCGGATCGGCGTTTGCTGTACCGCACGCGCGAAGCGCTGACCCATTTCTTCGTCGGTTTCGACGATCCCTGCGTGCTGGTGCATGGCAACCTGTCGCTGCGCAGCATGCTGAAAGATCCCAAAACCGATCAGCTGCTGGCGATGCTGAATCCCGGCGTGGTGCTGTGGGCACCGCGCGAATACGATCTTTTCCGCCTTTGCGAGGCGGGCATGCCCAGCCAACTGCTGTTCAGCTATCTGCAGCGGGCGCCGGTCGCCGATTCATTCCTGGCGCGACGCTGGCTGTACGTGGTGTGGGAAGCGGTAGGGCGTTTGATACATACCGGCCAGCTGGAGCGGCGGCCGTTCGACTCTGCGTCGCAACAGCTGCTGCCCTGGCTGGCCGGTTGAACGGAACTTACTCGGCGCCGGCGTGATCCGCGCCTTTCAGCCATTGCCACAGGCTGCCCAGCGTTTCATACCAGGCGCGCTCGGTATGGCCGAGGAACATCGACGACGGCGTGGCGCGATCCCAGATATTCAGCGGCGAGTTGATCGCCAACTGGTTGGCCGGCGCCGGGATCGGGTGCAGGCCTTTCGCCTCGAAGAAGCGCATGGCGCGCGGCAGATGGTTGGCGGAGGTCACCAGAATGAACGGTTGCTCGCCGACCAACTTGGCGACCTGAGCGGCTTCTTCCTCGGTATCGCGCGGTTCCCTCAGGATCACCATATCGCTGCGCGGCACGCCCAGGCTTTCGGCCACCAGCGCCGCCGTGGCGGCGTTGCTTTGCATGCTTCCGGCGGATGCGCCGGTAAACACCATTCTGGCGCCGGGATGCGCAAGGTAAAGCCGCACGCCTTCCGTCACGCGCGGCAGGCTGTTGCCGAGCAAATTCGAGCTGGGCGCCCAATCGGGATTGTAGGTATAGCCCCCGCCCAACACCACGATGTAACTGACCGGATCGTTGCCGCGATAAGTCTGGTATTGGGCTTCGATCGGCCGCAGCAGCCGGTCGGCCACCGGCTGCAGGCTGAAAAGCAGTAAAAACAGCCAGCTCAGCGTAAAAATCGTCTTACCGCTTTTTTGCCAGCGGGTGAACCACAGCAGCAGCAGCGCCAGCCCCATCAGCAACATCAACAGCGGCAGCGGCATCAGCATGGCGCCAAAGAACTTTTTCAGGTTGAACAGCATCGAAAATCAGATCCTTTTGGGTGAAAAAGCGGCATCCAGGCATAAACAGGCCGCAAGAAGATACATTCTAAGCCAGTCTGTGCCAAAATAGCAGGTTTGAATGGGCGTGCGCTTTGCCGCCGACAAGAATGAGATCAGCGGAGCCGTTGTCCATGCAGGATCGCAATTTTGACGATATTGCTGAAAAATTTGCGCGTAATATTTACGGCACCACCAAAGGAAAAATCCGCCAGGCGGTGGTTTGGCAGGATCTGACCGGGTTGCTGGCGCAGTTGCCGCAGCGGCCGCTGCGTATCCTCGACGCCGGGGGCGGTGAAGGCCATATGGCCTGCCAACTGGCAGAATTAGGACATCAGGTGTTGTTGTGCGATCTTTCTGGTGAGATGATCCAGCGCGCTGCGCAGCTGGCGGAGCAGAAAGGTGTGAGCCAGAACATGCAATTCGTACAAAGTTCTGCGCAGGATATTGCTCAACATTTGGAACAGCCGGTTGATCTGATATTGTTTCATGCAGTGCTTGAATGGATCGCCGAACCCGAAGCGGCGCTGGAGGCGTTGTATGACTGCTTGACGCCGGGGGGCGCGCTGTCGCTGATGTTCTTCAACGCCAACGGCCTCTTGATGCGCAACGTGGTGTTGGGTAACTTCCAACTGGTGGATCCCGAGGTCAGGCGGCGCCGCAAGCGTTCGCTGTCGCCGCAATATCCGCACGATCCGCTATTGGTCTACGGCTGGCTGGAACAGCTGGGCATGCGCATCAGCGGCAAAACCGGCGTGCGGGTGTTCCACGACTATCTGCAGAGCAGACAGCTGCAAACACAAAAATTTGAAGAGTTACTGGCGCTTGAA is part of the Serratia surfactantfaciens genome and encodes:
- the elyC gene encoding envelope biogenesis factor ElyC, producing MLFNLKKFFGAMLMPLPLLMLLMGLALLLLWFTRWQKSGKTIFTLSWLFLLLFSLQPVADRLLRPIEAQYQTYRGNDPVSYIVVLGGGYTYNPDWAPSSNLLGNSLPRVTEGVRLYLAHPGARMVFTGASAGSMQSNAATAALVAESLGVPRSDMVILREPRDTEEEAAQVAKLVGEQPFILVTSANHLPRAMRFFEAKGLHPIPAPANQLAINSPLNIWDRATPSSMFLGHTERAWYETLGSLWQWLKGADHAGAE
- a CDS encoding YcbJ family phosphotransferase; protein product: MEQLRAELSIVLGESISRLERVSEQPYAHMYSLYDRQGNAMPLMAKSFICQGIAQQEAYKLSMLARDGDIRLPTVYGVVCTHQAPYKEILLIERLRGVSVEAPTRSPDRWNMLMEQIVDGMLAWHRIDSHGSVGSVDSTQENDWFCWYQQRVEVLWATVVNLNTPQLTMADRRLLYRTREALTHFFVGFDDPCVLVHGNLSLRSMLKDPKTDQLLAMLNPGVVLWAPREYDLFRLCEAGMPSQLLFSYLQRAPVADSFLARRWLYVVWEAVGRLIHTGQLERRPFDSASQQLLPWLAG
- the cmoM gene encoding tRNA uridine 5-oxyacetic acid(34) methyltransferase CmoM, translated to MQDRNFDDIAEKFARNIYGTTKGKIRQAVVWQDLTGLLAQLPQRPLRILDAGGGEGHMACQLAELGHQVLLCDLSGEMIQRAAQLAEQKGVSQNMQFVQSSAQDIAQHLEQPVDLILFHAVLEWIAEPEAALEALYDCLTPGGALSLMFFNANGLLMRNVVLGNFQLVDPEVRRRRKRSLSPQYPHDPLLVYGWLEQLGMRISGKTGVRVFHDYLQSRQLQTQKFEELLALEQHYCRQEPYVSLGRYIHVMAHKPNLKDEL